A single Flavobacterium sp. 1 DNA region contains:
- the atpA gene encoding F0F1 ATP synthase subunit alpha: MAEIKPAEISAILRKQVEGFESGATLEEVGTVLQVGDGIALIYGLSNVQYGELVEFENGLEAIVLNLEQDNVGVVLLGPSTGIKEGSTAKRTQRIASLKTGEGMVGRVVNTLGFPIDGKGPIGGELFEMPLERKAPGVIFRQPVTEPLQTGVKAVDAMIPVGRGQRELVIGDRQTGKSTVCIDTILNQKEFYDAGKPVFCIYVAIGQKASTVAGIAKTLEEKGAMAYTVIVAANASDPAPMQVYAPFAGAAIGEYFRDSGRPALIVYDDLSKQAVAYREVSLLLRRPPGREAYPGDVFYLHSRLLERACKVIADDGIAKDMNDLPDSLKGIVKGGGSLTALPIIETQAGDVSAYIPTNVISITDGQIFLDGDLFNSGVRPAINVGISVSRVGGNAQIKSMKKVSGTLKLDQAQFRELEAFAKFGSDLDAVTLNVIEKGKRNVEILKQGLNDPFTVEDQVAIIYAGSKNLLRNVPVNKVKEFEKDFLEFLNNKHRATLDALKAGKLTDEITDVLETVAKEISAKYN, from the coding sequence GATGGTATTGCTCTTATTTATGGGCTTTCAAATGTTCAATACGGTGAGTTAGTTGAATTTGAAAACGGATTAGAGGCAATCGTTTTGAACCTTGAACAAGACAATGTTGGGGTGGTGCTTTTAGGACCTTCAACAGGAATCAAAGAAGGATCAACTGCAAAAAGAACACAACGTATTGCTTCTCTTAAAACTGGAGAAGGAATGGTAGGACGTGTAGTTAACACTCTTGGTTTTCCAATTGATGGAAAAGGACCAATCGGTGGTGAATTATTCGAAATGCCTTTGGAAAGAAAAGCTCCTGGAGTTATCTTCCGTCAACCAGTAACTGAGCCTTTGCAAACAGGAGTAAAAGCGGTTGATGCTATGATTCCAGTTGGCCGTGGACAACGTGAGCTTGTTATTGGTGACCGTCAAACAGGAAAATCTACTGTTTGTATTGATACCATCTTAAATCAAAAAGAATTTTATGATGCAGGAAAACCTGTATTTTGTATCTATGTGGCGATTGGTCAAAAAGCTTCTACTGTTGCAGGAATTGCAAAAACATTAGAAGAAAAAGGAGCAATGGCTTATACAGTGATCGTAGCAGCAAATGCTTCTGATCCAGCTCCAATGCAAGTTTATGCTCCTTTCGCAGGTGCTGCTATTGGAGAATATTTTAGAGATTCTGGTCGTCCAGCTTTAATTGTTTATGATGATTTATCTAAACAAGCTGTTGCTTACCGTGAGGTTTCTCTTTTATTAAGAAGACCACCGGGACGTGAAGCATATCCTGGAGACGTTTTCTACTTACACTCTCGTTTATTAGAGCGTGCTTGTAAAGTGATTGCTGATGATGGAATTGCAAAAGACATGAACGATTTACCAGATTCATTAAAAGGAATTGTAAAAGGTGGAGGTTCATTGACTGCATTGCCAATTATCGAAACACAAGCGGGTGACGTATCAGCATATATCCCAACAAACGTAATTTCGATTACAGATGGTCAGATTTTCTTGGATGGAGATTTGTTTAACTCTGGGGTTCGTCCAGCGATTAACGTAGGTATTTCTGTATCTCGTGTTGGAGGTAATGCTCAAATTAAATCAATGAAAAAAGTATCAGGTACATTAAAACTTGATCAAGCACAATTCCGTGAATTGGAAGCGTTTGCTAAATTCGGTTCTGATCTTGATGCTGTGACTTTGAACGTAATTGAAAAAGGAAAAAGAAACGTTGAAATCTTGAAACAAGGTTTGAATGATCCTTTTACAGTTGAAGACCAAGTTGCGATTATCTATGCTGGATCTAAAAATTTATTGAGAAATGTTCCTGTGAACAAAGTGAAAGAATTTGAGAAAGATTTCTTAGAATTCCTGAACAACAAACACAGAGCTACTCTTGATGCTTTGAAAGCAGGAAAATTAACAGATGAAATTACAGATGTACTTGAAACTGTTGCAAAAGAAATTTCAGCGAAATATAACTAA
- the atpG gene encoding ATP synthase F1 subunit gamma, translating to MANLKEIRNRITSISSTMQITSAMKMVSAAKLKKAQDAITAMRPYAEKLTELLQNLSASLDGDVGGEFTTQREVKKVLIVAITSNRGLCGAFNTNVIKEAKNRSEYYTGKQVDIFAIGKKGNDILSKTSKVVDNQSSIFDHLTFDNVAVIAETLTQKFVSGEYDRIELVYNQFKNAATQIVQTEQFLPLAPIQSDKPVSTGDYIFEPAKDEIVLTLIPKALKTQLYKGIRDSFASEHGARMTAMHKATDNATDLRDQLKLTYNKARQAAITNEILEIVGGAEALKG from the coding sequence ATGGCAAATTTAAAGGAAATCCGTAATAGAATTACTTCCATTTCATCTACGATGCAAATTACATCGGCAATGAAAATGGTTTCTGCAGCAAAGCTAAAGAAAGCACAAGATGCGATCACGGCAATGCGCCCTTATGCCGAAAAATTAACGGAATTATTACAAAATCTTTCCGCTTCACTTGATGGTGATGTTGGAGGAGAATTTACTACACAGCGTGAAGTAAAGAAAGTTTTAATTGTTGCTATTACTTCTAACAGAGGTTTGTGTGGCGCTTTTAACACGAATGTAATTAAGGAAGCTAAAAACCGTTCTGAATATTATACAGGTAAACAAGTTGATATTTTTGCTATCGGTAAAAAAGGAAACGACATTTTATCTAAAACATCAAAAGTAGTTGATAATCAAAGTTCAATTTTTGATCATTTAACTTTTGACAATGTTGCTGTCATTGCAGAAACATTAACTCAGAAATTTGTTTCAGGCGAATACGATAGAATAGAATTGGTTTATAATCAGTTTAAAAATGCCGCTACTCAAATTGTACAAACAGAACAATTTTTGCCATTAGCACCTATTCAATCTGATAAACCAGTTTCAACAGGAGATTACATTTTTGAACCTGCTAAAGATGAAATCGTATTGACCTTGATTCCTAAAGCATTGAAAACGCAATTGTACAAAGGAATCCGTGATTCATTTGCTTCAGAACACGGGGCGCGTATGACTGCGATGCATAAAGCAACTGACAATGCAACAGATTTGAGAGACCAATTAAAATTGACTTACAACAAAGCGCGTCAAGCGGCTATTACAAACGAAATCCTTGAGATCGTTGGTGGAGCGGAAGCTTTGAAAGGATAA
- a CDS encoding GNAT family N-acetyltransferase, which produces MKIVELTTVPEMLAQINVMRHLYPSLSLEKYESYLQEMTFHNYKQAAVFENEVCVGLTGFWTAIKLWTGKYIEIDNFIVHSDYRSKGIGKLMTDYIDAKASPKVAMLLFWMLSQVILPHTVFIIIKDLNQGDFIL; this is translated from the coding sequence TTGAAAATCGTCGAACTCACTACCGTTCCCGAAATGCTCGCTCAAATCAATGTGATGAGGCATTTGTATCCTAGCCTTAGTCTGGAAAAATATGAATCCTATTTACAGGAAATGACATTTCATAATTACAAGCAAGCCGCAGTTTTTGAAAACGAGGTTTGTGTTGGATTAACAGGTTTTTGGACTGCTATCAAACTTTGGACAGGGAAGTATATTGAGATTGACAATTTTATTGTGCACTCTGATTACAGATCCAAAGGAATTGGCAAATTGATGACTGATTATATTGATGCTAAAGCCAGTCCGAAGGTTGCAATGCTATTGTTTTGGATGCTTTCACAGGTAATTTTACCGCACACCGTTTTTATTATAATCAAGGATTTGAACCAAGGGGATTTCATTTTGTAA
- a CDS encoding lipopolysaccharide biosynthesis protein, whose amino-acid sequence MGLYKKLLQQTAIYGLATVIPRMFSFLLVPLYTGLLPQAEYGKVSIIFAWMIFFNVILAYGMETAFFRFYNSEKNKDSVVETTIISIFWSTILFIFVALIFRNSLAHWSGVDTQYITYSIWILALDALVIVPFSKLRANQKPKLYAAIKIGNVVVNLCLNLFFLMYLPSVSASQPDSFLGSVYIENFQIGYIFLANIIASFLTFVVLFPDYFTIKWKFDYELWKRMMRYGLPIMVAGIAFAINEQFDKILLGKLLPANIADGQVGVYSACYKLGLFMVLYRTAYTLGIEPFFFSHASNENAQQTYATVTKYFVIFGSFILLSVIVFADILKQIMIPNSSYWEAMKVVPLIILANFFLGIYTNLSVWYKLIDKTYVGAYISIVGAIVTLVLNYLLIPKYSYYGSAIATLAAYGSMMFISYYFGNKYYPIPYDKKKIGAYLSLSIGFSCISFYGFNQNYYIGVLLLAVFMGFIYYNEKETLLRILKRPAKN is encoded by the coding sequence TTGGGATTATATAAAAAGCTTCTTCAACAAACCGCCATCTACGGGCTTGCCACAGTAATACCAAGAATGTTCAGTTTCTTGTTAGTGCCGCTTTATACGGGATTATTGCCTCAAGCTGAGTACGGAAAGGTATCCATTATATTTGCTTGGATGATTTTTTTCAATGTCATTCTGGCTTACGGTATGGAAACGGCGTTCTTTAGATTTTATAATTCCGAAAAGAACAAAGACAGTGTTGTCGAGACTACAATTATCTCAATATTCTGGTCTACCATCCTTTTTATTTTTGTTGCGTTAATATTTCGAAATTCTTTAGCACATTGGTCTGGTGTTGATACACAATACATCACTTATTCTATTTGGATTTTAGCTTTAGATGCGTTAGTTATAGTACCTTTCTCTAAATTAAGAGCCAATCAAAAACCAAAACTTTATGCTGCAATCAAAATAGGAAATGTTGTTGTCAACCTTTGTTTGAATTTGTTTTTCTTAATGTATTTACCAAGTGTATCAGCATCACAGCCTGACAGTTTCTTAGGTTCTGTTTACATCGAAAACTTTCAGATAGGTTATATTTTTCTTGCGAATATCATTGCCAGTTTTCTAACATTTGTGGTTCTTTTTCCAGACTATTTTACCATAAAATGGAAATTTGATTATGAACTTTGGAAGCGGATGATGCGTTATGGATTACCTATAATGGTTGCAGGAATTGCATTTGCAATCAATGAACAATTTGACAAAATCCTTTTGGGTAAATTATTACCAGCCAATATAGCCGATGGACAAGTTGGAGTTTATTCTGCTTGTTATAAATTGGGACTTTTTATGGTATTATACCGAACGGCTTATACTTTAGGAATTGAGCCTTTCTTTTTTAGCCATGCTTCCAATGAAAACGCACAGCAGACTTATGCAACGGTTACCAAATATTTCGTCATTTTTGGCTCTTTTATTTTGTTGTCTGTAATCGTTTTTGCCGATATCTTAAAACAAATAATGATTCCAAACTCTTCCTATTGGGAAGCCATGAAAGTAGTTCCATTAATAATTTTAGCTAATTTTTTCTTGGGTATTTACACCAATCTTTCCGTTTGGTATAAACTTATTGATAAGACTTATGTCGGTGCTTATATTTCAATAGTCGGTGCGATAGTAACCTTGGTTTTAAATTATTTATTGATCCCAAAATACAGCTATTACGGTTCGGCAATTGCTACACTTGCAGCTTACGGAAGCATGATGTTTATTTCCTATTATTTCGGAAATAAGTATTATCCAATTCCGTATGACAAGAAAAAAATAGGTGCATACTTGTCGTTATCAATCGGTTTTTCATGCATTTCTTTCTATGGATTTAATCAAAATTATTACATAGGGGTTTTACTTTTGGCAGTGTTTATGGGCTTTATCTATTACAATGAAAAAGAGACACTTTTAAGGATTTTAAAACGTCCTGCTAAAAATTAG
- the dut gene encoding dUTP diphosphatase, producing MTINIINKSQHALPNYETIASAGMDLRANITEAITLQPLERAIVKTGLFIELPIGYEAQVRPRSGLAAKNGITVLNAPGTVDADYRGEIGVILVNLSNVPFIVENGERIAQLIIAKHERAEWIEVQELTETSRGEGGFGSTGVK from the coding sequence ATGACAATAAATATCATCAACAAATCACAGCATGCATTGCCAAATTATGAAACCATTGCTTCTGCAGGAATGGATTTAAGAGCAAATATAACCGAAGCTATAACCTTGCAGCCTTTAGAAAGAGCCATTGTAAAAACAGGTCTTTTTATAGAATTGCCAATAGGATATGAAGCGCAGGTGAGACCAAGAAGCGGATTGGCAGCCAAAAACGGAATCACCGTTTTAAACGCACCAGGAACAGTCGATGCCGATTACAGAGGCGAAATAGGAGTAATTTTAGTAAATTTATCCAATGTCCCATTTATTGTAGAAAATGGGGAACGCATTGCCCAGCTTATTATCGCCAAACACGAACGTGCCGAATGGATTGAAGTACAGGAATTAACCGAAACATCTAGAGGTGAAGGAGGTTTTGGAAGTACGGGAGTGAAGTAA
- a CDS encoding sugar phosphate nucleotidyltransferase — protein sequence MKIIVPMAGRGSRLRPHTLTIPKPLIPVAGKPIVHRLVEDIAGVLNQPIEEIAFVIHESFGKKVEEDLIAIAQKLGAKGTIYYQNEALGTGHAIMCAKDSLSGPAVIAYADTLIRANFDLDANADSVIWVKQVDQPEAFGVVNLNEANEIIELVEKPKEFVSDLAVIGIYYFKDVAVLKNELQSVLDNKIIHGGEYQINDGIKQMMAKGMKFVPGKVDEWMDCGNKDVTVETNSRMLGFLHSDGIHLVDQNVKLENSTIIPPCYIGENVILINATVGPNVSLGNGCHVQNSTIQNSLVQTHSHIKNANLDNAMIGNHASFDGNFTSISIGDYSVLE from the coding sequence ATGAAAATAATAGTACCAATGGCAGGACGCGGATCACGCCTTCGCCCACATACCTTAACCATTCCAAAACCTTTAATCCCAGTAGCAGGAAAACCAATTGTTCATAGATTAGTTGAAGACATTGCTGGAGTTTTAAATCAGCCTATCGAAGAAATTGCATTCGTAATCCACGAAAGTTTTGGAAAAAAAGTTGAAGAAGATTTAATTGCTATTGCACAAAAATTAGGAGCCAAAGGAACTATTTATTATCAAAATGAAGCTCTTGGAACTGGTCACGCCATTATGTGTGCCAAAGATTCTTTGAGCGGGCCAGCTGTTATTGCGTATGCCGATACTTTAATTCGTGCCAATTTTGATTTAGATGCAAATGCGGATAGTGTTATTTGGGTAAAACAAGTAGATCAGCCAGAAGCTTTTGGCGTGGTAAACTTAAACGAAGCTAATGAAATAATTGAATTGGTAGAAAAGCCAAAAGAGTTTGTTTCGGATCTTGCTGTTATCGGAATTTATTATTTCAAAGATGTTGCCGTTTTAAAAAACGAACTGCAGTCAGTATTGGATAATAAAATCATTCACGGAGGAGAATATCAAATTAATGACGGAATTAAGCAAATGATGGCAAAGGGAATGAAATTTGTTCCTGGAAAAGTAGATGAATGGATGGACTGCGGTAACAAAGATGTTACGGTAGAAACTAATTCCAGAATGCTCGGCTTCCTTCACAGCGACGGTATTCATTTGGTAGATCAAAATGTCAAATTAGAAAATTCAACTATAATTCCTCCTTGCTATATCGGAGAAAATGTAATTTTAATTAATGCAACTGTCGGGCCAAATGTTTCATTAGGAAATGGCTGTCATGTACAAAACAGTACAATACAAAACAGTTTGGTGCAAACACATTCACATATAAAAAATGCCAATCTGGATAATGCAATGATTGGAAATCATGCTAGTTTTGACGGCAATTTTACCAGTATAAGTATTGGCGACTATTCGGTTTTAGAATAA
- a CDS encoding lipopolysaccharide assembly protein LapB, producing the protein MIKKWTFIFAFSVLLCNAFSVLAQTEPEEIKVEGDKFQDFFYESIFQKSIENYDKSLAALDQCLKLKPNDATIYFEMGKNYLASKDYKNAYSSFEHAAQIDANNKWFWVGLYDVCYATKDFNQAIIIVDKIIPFDAEYKEDLVSLYMVTKQYDKALAAINELNEKVGKTERREMYKMEILSAGKFQNSEVSNLKDLIDKNPKEESNYIALIFLYSNNDEDEKAQEVAKKLEKEIPESVWAQVSLFKSYIEKNDGASAVKSMNTVLSSPKVDSKIKHRILNEFLLFANANPQFTSDLDKAIGYFKNDKEVNVAKEIGKFYHNKKQWDKAIKYYDMSEKNNSGADLETNLLWLQANTELKEFESVVKKAMTMIDTYPAEPQFYYYAGLANNQLQFFKKAKDILETGFDYVVENKELEINFNIQLGEAYSGLGDTAKKELYFNKTNQLLKEKK; encoded by the coding sequence ATGATAAAAAAATGGACTTTTATATTCGCTTTTTCTGTTTTGCTCTGCAATGCTTTTTCTGTATTGGCACAAACAGAACCAGAGGAAATTAAAGTAGAGGGAGACAAATTTCAAGATTTTTTTTATGAATCGATATTTCAAAAAAGCATCGAAAATTATGATAAATCTTTAGCAGCATTGGATCAATGTTTAAAATTGAAACCCAATGATGCCACTATTTATTTCGAAATGGGAAAAAATTATTTGGCTTCCAAAGATTATAAAAATGCATATTCGTCTTTTGAGCATGCTGCACAAATAGACGCTAATAATAAATGGTTTTGGGTAGGATTGTATGATGTATGTTATGCGACCAAAGATTTCAATCAGGCTATAATCATTGTCGATAAAATAATTCCTTTTGATGCTGAATATAAGGAAGATCTGGTTTCGCTTTATATGGTAACCAAACAATATGATAAAGCTTTGGCAGCTATCAATGAGCTGAATGAGAAAGTTGGAAAAACCGAAAGAAGAGAAATGTATAAAATGGAAATTTTATCGGCAGGGAAATTTCAAAATTCAGAGGTTAGTAATCTAAAAGATCTTATTGATAAAAACCCAAAGGAAGAATCTAATTATATCGCTTTAATTTTTTTATATTCGAATAATGACGAAGATGAAAAAGCACAGGAAGTTGCTAAAAAATTAGAAAAAGAAATACCAGAATCAGTTTGGGCACAAGTAAGTTTATTCAAGAGTTATATCGAAAAAAATGACGGAGCCAGTGCTGTGAAATCTATGAATACAGTTTTGTCAAGCCCTAAAGTTGATTCAAAAATAAAACACAGAATTTTGAATGAATTTTTGCTTTTCGCCAATGCAAATCCTCAATTTACAAGTGATTTAGATAAAGCAATTGGTTATTTTAAAAATGATAAAGAAGTAAATGTTGCCAAAGAAATAGGTAAATTTTACCACAATAAAAAACAATGGGACAAGGCAATTAAGTATTATGACATGTCAGAGAAAAATAATTCGGGAGCTGATTTGGAGACCAATCTGCTTTGGCTTCAAGCCAATACTGAACTCAAAGAGTTTGAATCTGTAGTTAAAAAAGCCATGACGATGATTGATACTTATCCAGCAGAACCTCAGTTTTATTATTATGCTGGATTGGCCAACAATCAGCTGCAGTTTTTTAAAAAAGCTAAAGATATTCTTGAAACGGGATTTGATTATGTTGTCGAAAATAAAGAGTTAGAAATCAATTTCAATATACAGCTCGGTGAAGCTTACAGCGGATTAGGAGATACAGCCAAGAAAGAATTATATTTTAACAAAACCAATCAATTATTAAAAGAGAAAAAATAA
- a CDS encoding DUF4292 domain-containing protein, with protein sequence MNRFLVRLLFVCIICMSSSSLLVSCKAKGKVAEGIKKEDSDKMSSDRILKNHYANKNDFKTLYIKSNVKYDDEKQSQNLSAEIKIKRDEQILVSIRFLGITMAKALITPASVSYYEKLNGTFFEGDFSTLSKWLGTDLDFNKVQNLLIGRTLDDLNKGKYQDSLVDQSYRLEDLSKNSTKKYFFFNKDSFLLNKQEISQTAENRKIEVFYSDFKKYNENQLPSDIDIKAAQDKGKTEINLEYNTITVNEELNFPYSVPNGYKRILIK encoded by the coding sequence ATGAATAGATTTCTAGTAAGACTGCTTTTTGTTTGTATTATTTGCATGAGCAGTTCATCACTATTGGTGTCATGTAAAGCAAAGGGAAAAGTTGCGGAAGGCATTAAAAAAGAAGATTCGGATAAAATGTCATCTGACCGAATCCTGAAAAATCATTATGCTAATAAAAATGATTTCAAGACATTATACATAAAATCCAATGTAAAATATGATGACGAAAAACAATCTCAAAATTTATCTGCAGAAATTAAGATAAAAAGAGACGAACAGATTTTGGTAAGTATTCGTTTCCTTGGAATTACTATGGCTAAAGCATTAATAACACCGGCATCTGTAAGTTATTATGAGAAATTAAACGGCACTTTTTTTGAAGGAGATTTTAGTACATTGAGCAAATGGCTGGGAACGGATTTGGATTTTAATAAAGTCCAAAATTTACTGATCGGTCGGACTTTGGACGATTTAAACAAAGGGAAGTATCAGGATTCATTAGTCGATCAATCCTACCGACTGGAAGATCTTTCAAAAAACAGTACCAAAAAGTATTTCTTTTTTAATAAAGATTCATTTTTATTAAACAAGCAGGAGATTTCTCAAACAGCCGAAAATAGAAAGATTGAAGTTTTTTATTCGGATTTTAAAAAGTATAATGAAAACCAACTGCCATCGGATATCGACATAAAGGCAGCGCAGGATAAAGGAAAAACCGAAATTAATCTGGAATACAATACCATAACCGTAAACGAAGAACTTAATTTTCCATATAGTGTGCCAAATGGTTATAAAAGAATTTTAATTAAGTAA
- a CDS encoding murein hydrolase activator EnvC, whose amino-acid sequence MRKFLLALFFLCTASVIWGQESQQEKLEKRKAEIQQEILDNEKLLKSVKNKEKSAVNVIILQSNKIKLKEKLIRTTEKQTKILGNDMYINQLKINKLNRELAVLKDDYAKMIVKSYKSRSEQSRAMFLLSSENFLQAYKRAQYMKQYTGFRKMQGEEIKSKTSDLLGYNEKLNIQKIAKKKLLAENNKEKQSLEKEKREQLKLVNSIKKDKKKITAEIKRKQTESRAIDRQIDRLIREAIAEANRKAASENPNAPVAAYTSSRIVLTAESKILADNFRANKGKLPWPVEKGFVSLGYGEQPHPVYPNLVIHNSGVEITTEQGSNARAVFAGEVTSVIVLSPVNKAVMIQHGDCFTVYQNLSSVFVTKGEKVSIKQSLGKIRTNGEGKTILKFTISQNTTYNNPASWLYNM is encoded by the coding sequence ATGCGAAAATTTCTCTTAGCACTATTTTTTTTATGCACGGCCTCAGTAATTTGGGGACAAGAGTCGCAACAAGAAAAGTTAGAAAAACGTAAAGCCGAAATTCAACAGGAAATTTTGGACAATGAAAAATTATTGAAATCGGTAAAGAACAAAGAAAAATCTGCCGTTAATGTAATTATTTTACAAAGCAATAAAATTAAACTCAAAGAAAAACTAATTCGTACTACTGAGAAGCAAACTAAAATTCTTGGTAATGACATGTATATTAATCAGTTAAAGATAAACAAACTGAACAGAGAATTAGCTGTTCTCAAGGATGACTATGCCAAGATGATTGTCAAATCATACAAGAGCAGATCCGAACAGAGCCGAGCCATGTTTTTATTATCGTCGGAGAATTTCTTGCAGGCATATAAAAGAGCCCAGTATATGAAACAATATACGGGGTTTAGAAAAATGCAGGGTGAAGAAATCAAATCAAAAACAAGCGATCTTTTAGGTTATAATGAAAAGCTGAATATTCAAAAAATAGCTAAGAAAAAATTATTAGCCGAAAACAATAAAGAAAAACAATCCCTTGAAAAAGAAAAAAGGGAACAATTGAAATTGGTCAATTCGATTAAAAAAGACAAGAAAAAAATCACTGCCGAGATCAAAAGAAAGCAAACCGAGTCGAGAGCGATTGACCGTCAGATTGACCGTTTAATTCGGGAAGCAATTGCCGAGGCTAATAGAAAAGCTGCAAGTGAAAACCCAAATGCTCCCGTAGCGGCCTATACATCGTCCAGAATAGTATTGACAGCAGAATCCAAAATATTAGCAGATAATTTTAGAGCCAATAAGGGAAAATTACCTTGGCCTGTTGAGAAAGGTTTCGTGTCATTAGGCTATGGAGAACAGCCGCATCCAGTTTATCCAAACCTAGTAATCCACAACAGCGGTGTAGAAATTACAACAGAACAGGGATCAAATGCCAGAGCAGTTTTTGCAGGCGAAGTAACGAGTGTGATTGTTTTGTCACCTGTTAATAAAGCCGTAATGATACAGCATGGTGACTGTTTTACGGTATATCAAAATTTAAGTTCTGTTTTTGTGACCAAAGGAGAGAAAGTCAGCATTAAGCAAAGTTTAGGAAAAATAAGAACGAATGGAGAGGGGAAAACGATTTTAAAGTTCACAATTTCACAAAATACAACCTACAATAATCCAGCAAGCTGGCTGTATAATATGTAG
- a CDS encoding murein hydrolase activator EnvC has translation MLKYFLSFIFLTTTAVLWSQDNQQKKLEERKVKIQQEILENETKLKTVKKKEKTATKAIVLQSNKIKLKEELIATTEKQKTLLNNSISVNQSQINKLEKELELLKADYAKMIVQSYKSRSEESRAMFLLSSESFLQAYKRAQYMKQYTNFRRIQGKEIQSKTYSLYTFNAKLDVQKSAKEQLIAENDKERQSLEKEKQEQEKLVASLKKDKKQIIADIKKKQQEAKSIDKKIDKLIRAAIAEANRKAAIEKAAKEKAKAEAIAKANALAKAKALEKKKEIEKANALAAAKAKAASKPAPKPIPVPKEVEKAIAKAEPASTQVKAVSSTKIDLSSDGKVDSDNFKANRGKLPWPVERGYVSLGFGDQAHPVYRELQIHNSGLEFTTDSGASARAVFAGVVTSVIIISPVNKLVMLQHGDFFTIYQNLSSVNVSKGDNVSIKQSLGKIKTNGDGKTILKFAITQNTTYTNPRAWLAGK, from the coding sequence ATGTTAAAATATTTTCTAAGTTTTATTTTTCTAACAACAACTGCTGTACTTTGGAGCCAAGACAATCAGCAAAAAAAATTAGAAGAACGTAAAGTTAAAATCCAGCAGGAGATTCTAGAAAACGAAACGAAACTCAAAACGGTAAAAAAGAAAGAAAAAACGGCAACCAAAGCTATTGTTCTGCAAAGCAATAAAATTAAGCTTAAAGAAGAATTAATTGCAACTACCGAAAAACAAAAGACACTTCTCAATAATTCAATTTCTGTTAATCAATCTCAAATTAATAAATTAGAAAAGGAACTCGAATTGCTCAAAGCAGATTATGCCAAGATGATTGTTCAATCCTACAAGAGCCGTTCTGAAGAAAGCCGTGCGATGTTTTTATTATCTTCAGAAAGTTTTTTGCAGGCTTATAAAAGAGCGCAGTATATGAAACAATATACAAACTTTAGGAGAATCCAAGGAAAAGAAATACAATCTAAAACATATTCATTATACACATTTAATGCTAAACTGGATGTGCAAAAAAGCGCCAAAGAACAGCTTATTGCCGAGAATGATAAAGAAAGACAGTCTTTAGAAAAAGAAAAACAGGAACAGGAAAAGCTTGTTGCTTCTTTGAAGAAAGATAAAAAACAAATTATAGCCGACATCAAGAAAAAACAGCAGGAAGCCAAATCGATTGACAAAAAAATTGACAAATTAATTCGCGCTGCCATTGCCGAAGCCAATAGAAAAGCTGCTATAGAAAAAGCAGCCAAAGAAAAAGCCAAAGCCGAAGCTATTGCCAAAGCGAATGCACTGGCAAAAGCCAAAGCTTTAGAAAAGAAAAAAGAAATCGAGAAGGCAAATGCATTAGCTGCTGCAAAAGCAAAGGCAGCATCTAAACCAGCTCCAAAACCAATTCCAGTTCCAAAGGAAGTAGAAAAAGCAATAGCAAAAGCAGAACCGGCATCTACACAAGTAAAAGCAGTTTCATCTACTAAAATCGATCTATCATCAGATGGAAAAGTAGATTCAGATAATTTCAAAGCCAACAGAGGAAAACTGCCGTGGCCAGTAGAAAGAGGATATGTTTCTTTAGGTTTTGGTGATCAGGCACATCCTGTTTACAGAGAACTGCAGATCCACAATAGCGGATTGGAATTCACTACTGATTCCGGAGCCAGTGCCAGAGCTGTTTTTGCTGGAGTGGTAACCAGCGTTATCATTATTTCGCCAGTGAATAAATTGGTAATGCTGCAGCATGGCGATTTTTTTACTATATACCAAAACCTTAGTTCTGTGAATGTGTCCAAAGGAGACAACGTGAGTATCAAGCAAAGTTTAGGTAAAATAAAAACGAACGGAGACGGAAAAACAATATTAAAATTTGCCATTACCCAAAACACGACTTACACAAATCCAAGAGCATGGCTGGCGGGTAAATAG